Within the Desulfurella sp. genome, the region GCGGAGTATATATTTTTAACGATATAAAGGATTTAGAAGAAGATGCAAAACACCCAACAAAAAAATTTAGACCTCTTCCTTCAAATAAACTATCCAAAAGATTTGCTATTTCTCTTATGCTTGTATTAATTGCAATTGGACTTTTAGGTAGTTGCTTTATAAATGCAAAGGTTTTGATTATATTTGTGATTTATTTATTACTAAACTTCTTATACAGTATAAAACTCAAGCACATAGCTATAATTGATATATCCATTATTGCTTTTGGTTTTGTATTAAGGCTTTTTGCTGGTTCTTACGCCATTAATATTTCAACTTCCATGTGGATTATACTGGTAACGTTCCAGTTGGCTTTGTTTTTGGCAATTGCAAAAAGAAGAGATGATTTATTGCTGGTTTCTCAAGGTCATAGACCCAGAAAGTCCATAGACGGCTACAATTTTGAATTTGTAAATGCGGCTATGGTTCTTATGTCAGCGATTGTTATTTTTAGCTATATTTTGTATACAGTTTCAAGTGATGTGATTAAAAGAGTGGGTTCAAACAAATTATATCTAACTTCTTTTTTTGTAATTATAGGTATTTTAAGATATATGCAAATTACATTTGTATACAACAACAGTTCAGATCCTACCAAGATTGTTTTGAAAGACAGATTTTTACAGATTACAATAATACTGTGGCTTGTTAGTTTTATTTTAATACTATTAGGAGGTAGATTGCATTGGATGTAAATTCTAAAATTGTGGTTACAGGCGCGGCAGGTCTAGTAGGGCAAAATTTAATTGTTCAATTAAAAGCAAATGGTTTTAACAATATAGTTGCTATTGATAAGCATCCGTATAATACTAAAATACTTGCTAATTTACATCCAGACATAAAAGTCATTTTTGCTGATTTGGCTGAAAAAGGTGAGTGGCAAAACAGTTTTATAAACGCTTCTTGCGTTGTAATGCTTCAGGCACAAATCGGCGGTCTGACAATTGATCCATTTATACGAAACAATATCAATTCAACAAAACTAATTATTGAATTAATGAAAAAACATAATGTGCCATATCTAATCCATATAAGTTCTTCTGTCATTAATTCTGTTGCTAATGATTTTTATACCAATACGAAGAAAGAACAGGAGAAATTGGTTATAACATCTGGAATTGACTACTGCGTTTTAAGGCCTACGCTAATGTTTGGCTGGTTCGACAGAAAACATTTGGGGTGGTTGTCGAGGTTTATGAAAAAAGTTCCAGTATTTCCTATACCGGGAGATGGGAAATATATAAGACAGCCTCTGTATGTAAAAGATTTTTGCAATATCATAATAAGCGTTCTTAA harbors:
- a CDS encoding UbiA prenyltransferase family protein is translated as MLKTKLKDIITLFRPYQYIKNLFIFAPLLFSLNFLNIDDVLKTFVCFIFFCLTASGVYIFNDIKDLEEDAKHPTKKFRPLPSNKLSKRFAISLMLVLIAIGLLGSCFINAKVLIIFVIYLLLNFLYSIKLKHIAIIDISIIAFGFVLRLFAGSYAINISTSMWIILVTFQLALFLAIAKRRDDLLLVSQGHRPRKSIDGYNFEFVNAAMVLMSAIVIFSYILYTVSSDVIKRVGSNKLYLTSFFVIIGILRYMQITFVYNNSSDPTKIVLKDRFLQITIILWLVSFILILLGGRLHWM
- a CDS encoding NAD(P)-dependent oxidoreductase, with product MDVNSKIVVTGAAGLVGQNLIVQLKANGFNNIVAIDKHPYNTKILANLHPDIKVIFADLAEKGEWQNSFINASCVVMLQAQIGGLTIDPFIRNNINSTKLIIELMKKHNVPYLIHISSSVINSVANDFYTNTKKEQEKLVITSGIDYCVLRPTLMFGWFDRKHLGWLSRFMKKVPVFPIPGDGKYIRQPLYVKDFCNIIISVLKEKPKNKIYDITGCEKVYYVDIIRSIKKATKAKTIILHIPYSLFYFLLATAGMLMKDPPFTIQQLKALVAKDEFELIPWWDIFHVMPTKFSDAIYETFNDPVYSKYILEF